In the Advenella kashmirensis WT001 genome, one interval contains:
- a CDS encoding helix-turn-helix transcriptional regulator, whose protein sequence is MDGRAPTARQRPTCLNFPDTLCIKVWQPSPHALALAEQMLCHSEDPTDELSRLRLASRALELLYEALASQRADIAATGTLKGNLRQRDQDRMLRLRSFIDSELQTPFAQPTQIAELGRRFGLSASALQRQFRSAFGTSVNDYRRVMRLHQARTSLEQGTSITEAAYQAGYSSAANFATAFRRQFGLSPKSLCSRL, encoded by the coding sequence ATGGACGGGCGCGCGCCAACGGCCCGGCAGCGCCCCACCTGCCTGAATTTTCCCGATACGCTGTGCATCAAAGTCTGGCAACCGTCGCCGCACGCGCTGGCACTGGCCGAGCAAATGCTGTGTCATTCGGAGGATCCGACAGATGAGCTCAGCCGCTTGCGACTTGCCAGCCGCGCGCTGGAATTGCTTTATGAAGCCCTGGCGAGCCAGCGAGCAGATATCGCCGCAACAGGCACGTTAAAAGGTAATTTGCGACAGCGAGACCAGGACCGTATGCTGCGCTTGCGCAGTTTCATTGACAGCGAATTGCAGACGCCTTTTGCCCAGCCGACCCAGATTGCCGAGCTTGGGCGCCGTTTCGGCCTGAGCGCCAGTGCCTTGCAGCGGCAATTTCGCAGTGCCTTCGGGACCTCGGTTAATGACTACCGGCGGGTTATGCGGCTGCATCAGGCCCGCACCAGCCTGGAGCAGGGCACCAGTATTACCGAAGCCGCCTATCAGGCAGGCTATTCCAGTGCCGCCAACTTCGCGACGGCCTTTCGGCGCCAGTTTGGCTTAAGTCCCAAAAGCCTTTGTTCCCGGCTTTGA